The proteins below are encoded in one region of Ricinus communis isolate WT05 ecotype wild-type chromosome 6, ASM1957865v1, whole genome shotgun sequence:
- the LOC8260847 gene encoding FHA domain-containing protein At4g14490 yields the protein MEHQFLKLVVLQGPKKGETFEFPSKSTVKIGRVVRGNNLPIKDDGISSKHLVIGPESPSSCKWIVQDLDSSNGTSLNSLLLPPFTPFVLHDGDTLKLGAETSILVRFQESEEPSQLRRYPKRKVKESVIKATDEETKNNVRRGRPPKARVLDAKELENVEKLNVGVTRNRKNEDKTESEPIVVIKIEEEGRELERENAIMEKQQRRGRPRKARVLEDKESENVDPKGEELEGKKVNSRVTRKIKKKDCVVSGNLDGKMTRRGRGRRKNGQKLSLENLDLGLNSREDVKEQIIEADISRLDSREEVNKQVNEVNINGDEEEKKEGSDEEIECENVEFGIVEESVHLGLDSRDEEKELPNEVDICRDEEIKCDNGSIFEQSDGKVHVNECEKLGEETETVRMDLERMTLGQWFDYMEYSHKQTSQAIEEIIEGMRMKAVQVKKHIIEQKKAKAVAIG from the coding sequence ATGGAACATCAATTTCTAAAACTAGTAGTCCTACAGGGCCCAAAAAAAGGTGAAACCTTCGAATTCCCTTCAAAATCCACAGTCAAAATCGGCCGAGTAGTGCGAGGCAACAATCTTCCGATTAAGGACGACGGCATCTCGTCAAAACACCTAGTAATCGGACCCGAATCACCATCTTCGTGTAAATGGATAGTCCAAGACTTGGATTCTTCCAATGGAACCTCTCTTAATTCCTTACTTCTCCCTCCCTTTACACCCTTCGTTCTCCACGACGGTGACACTCTGAAACTCGGCGCGGAGACTTCGATACTCGTTCGGTTTCAAGAATCTGAGGAGCCGTCTCAGCTGAGACGCTATCCGAAGAGAAAAGTCAAAGAATCGGTGATTAAAGCAACTGATGAGGAGACAAAGAATAATGTTAGAAGAGGGAGGCCGCCAAAAGCTAGGGTTTTGGATGCTAAAGAATTGGAGAATGTGGAGAAACTGAATGTTGGGGTTACACGAAATAGAAAGAATGAGGATAAAACAGAATCAGAACCAATTGTGgttattaaaattgaagagGAGGGGAGGGAATTGGAGAGAGAGAATGCTATTATGGAGAAACAACAGAGAAGAGGTAGGCCTAGAAAAGCTAGGGTTTTGGAGGATAAAGAATCGGAGAATGTGGACCCCAAGGGGGAGGAATTGGAAGGGAAGAAGGTGAATTCTAGGgttacaagaaaaataaaaaagaaggatTGTGTAGTTTCTGGGAATCTGGATGGTAAAATGACGCGTAGGGGCAGGGGAAGGAGAAAAAATGGACAAAAATTATCGCTGGAGAATTTGGATTTAGGGTTGAATTCAAGAGAAGATGTGAAAGAACAGATTATTGAAGCCGATATTAGCAGGTTGGATTCAAGAGAAGAGGTGAACAAACAGGTTAATGAAGTCAACATTAATGGAGATGAGGAGGAGAAGAAAGAGGGTTCGGATGAAGAAATAGAGTGTGAAAATGTTGAATTTGGTATTGTTGAAGAAAGTGTGCATTTAGGGTTGGATTCGAGAGATGAGGAGAAAGAACTGCCTAATGAAGTTGATATTTGCAGAGATGAGGAAATAAAATGTGATAATGGGAGTATATTTGAACAGAGTGATGGTAAGGTACACGTTAATGAGTGTGAAAAGCTGGGGGAAGAGACAGAGACGGTAAGAATGGATTTGGAGAGGATGACTTTAGGGCAGTGGTTTGATTATATGGAGTATTCACATAAGCAGACAAGTCAGGCTATTGAGGAGATTATTGAAGGAATGAGAATGAAAGCAGTGCAAGTTAAAAAGCATATAATTGAGCAGAAGAAAGCCAAGGCTGTAGCTATTGGTTAG
- the LOC8260848 gene encoding ALA-interacting subunit 3, protein MRGAKDSNEEEDSILSSKKNSRKPKCSKFAQQELPACKPILTPGLVIASFTIVGVVFLPLGLASLFASQSVVEIVDRYDKECLPSGYSNIPIKYIQSSQLDKTCIRTFTVPKPMKSPVYVYYQLDNFYQNHRRYVRSRSDKQLKSKGSEGVVSTCKPEEMEDGKAIVPCGLVAWSLFNDTYKFTLKNKGLEVNKKDIAWKSDKDHKFGSDVYPKNFQTSGLIGGGTLNSSIPLSEQEDLMVWMRTAALPTFRKLYGRIETDLQANDVIEVQIQNNYNSYGYGGKKMLVLSTTTWIGGRNDFLGVAYLFIGGLNLLLAMSFIFIYVFKPRPLGDPTYLSWNKHTKRSTN, encoded by the exons ATGAGAGGAGCAAAGGATTcgaatgaagaagaagattccATTCTTTCTTCAAAGAAGAACTCCAGGAAACCCAAAT GTTCAAAGTTTGCACAACAAGAGCTTCCAGCCTGTAAACCGATTCTAACTCCAGGATTG GTGATTGCATCATTCACTATTGTCGGTGTTGTCTTCCTTCCTCTTGGCCTTGCATCCTTGTTTGCTTCACAAAGT GTGGTGGAGATTGTAGATCGCTATGACAAAGAATGCCTTCCTAGTGGTTATAGCAACATTCCAATTAAGTACATTCAGAGCAGCCAATTAGACAAAACCTGTATTAGAACATTTACT GTTCCAAAGCCAATGAAAAGTCCTGTCTATGTATATTATCAGCTTGATAATTTCTACCAAAATCACCGCAG ATATGTAAGAAGCAGAAGTGACAAACAGTTGAAGAGCAAAGGAAGTGAGGGAGTAGTAAGCACATGTAAACCTGAAGAGATGGAGGATGGAAAGGCAATAGTTCCCTGTGGCCTTGTTGCTTGGAGTTTGTTTAATGACACATATAAATTTACATTGAAAAACAAGGGTTTGGAGGTCAATAAAAAGGACATTGCTTGGAAAAGTGACAAGGACCATAAATTTGGTTCCGATGTCTATCCTAAAAATTTCCAAACTAGTGGTCTTATTGGAGGTGGAACCCTGAATTCCAGTATTCCT CTAAGTGAACAAGAGGATCTAATGGTCTGGATGCGTACAGCAGCATTGCCAACTTTCAGAAAACTATATGGAAGAATAGAGACAGACCTTCAAGCCAATGATGTAATTGAAGTACAAATTCAAAACAACTATAACTCTTATGGCTATGGAGGGAAGAAGATGTTAGTCCTGTCAACCACCACTTGGATAGGTGGACGAAATGATTTTCTTGGAGTTGCATATCTATTTATCGGTGGACTGAACTTGCTTTTGGCAATgagcttcatttttatttatgtttttaaacCAAG GCCCCTGGGGGATCCAACCTACTTGTCTTGGAACAAACATACAAAAAGAAGTACAAATTAG
- the LOC8260846 gene encoding V-type proton ATPase subunit D: protein MSGQGQRLNVVPTVTMLAVVKARLVGATRGHALLKKKSDALTVQFRQILKKIVSTKESMGEIMKSSSFALTEAKYVAGENVKHVVLENVHNASLKVRSRQENVAGVKLPKFDYFTEGETKNDLTGLARGGQQVQACRAAYVKSIEVLVELASLQTSFLTLDEAIKTTNRRVNALENVVKPRLENTISYIKGELDELEREDFFRLKKIQGYKKREIERQLAAAKQFAEEQFAEKISLQKGISLKSAHNMLSAAMEKDEDIIF, encoded by the coding sequence ATGTCAGGCCAAGGCCAACGCTTGAATGTAGTTCCCACTGTGACAATGCTTGCGGTTGTAAAAGCTCGCCTTGTTGGTGCTACAAGAGGTCATGCTCTTCTCAAGAAGAAGAGTGATGCTTTAACTGTGCAGTTCCgtcaaattcttaaaaagaTTGTTTCTACTAAAGAATCAATGGGAGAGATCATGAAGAGCTCCTCGTTTGCTCTAACTGAAGCAAAGTATGTCGCCGGTGAGAATGTTAAGCATGTTGTCCTTGAGAATGTCCATAATGCATCCCTTAAAGTTCGATCTCGACAAGAAAATGTTGCTGGTGTGAAGTTGCCTAAGTTTGACTATTTCACTGAAGGTGAAACCAAGAATGACCTTACTGGATTAGCCAGAGGTGGCCAACAAGTTCAGGCCTGTCGTGCTGCTTATGTAAAATCTATCGAGGTTCTCGTTGAGCTTGCTTCACTTCAGACATCATTTTTAACACTTGATGAGGCAATCAAGACAACAAATCGGCGGGTTAATGCATTGGAGAATGTTGTGAAGCCTAGACTGGAGAACACAATAAGTTACATTAAAGGGGAGCTGGATGAGCTTGAAAGGGAGGATTTCTTCAGGCTAAAGAAGATACAGGGTTACAAGAAGAGGGAAATTGAGAGACAGCTTGCAGCTGCCAAGCAGTTTGCTGAGGAGCAGTTTGCTGAGAAAATTTCTTTGCAGAAAGGAATTTCACTAAAATCGGCTCACAACATGTTGTCTGCCGCAATGGAAAAGGATGAGGATATTATTTTCTGA
- the LOC8260850 gene encoding uncharacterized protein LOC8260850 — protein sequence MGEETSNIVNLDLNLGPGPEVGSEAVQSEPLNLDNFISEPIEGINEAFRIRALQRWRFQQFQIANDTHGLSVELSPVIGNVGNVSTLLPGEGSAAAQERTSELHKECENNCGFLEDKVSMKKGDVEKGNGNGGSFFDCNICLELATDPVVTSCGHLFCWACLYQLLHVDSDSKECPVCKEEITIKNVTPIYGRGSNARKTPEDLNIQIPLRPQARRVESFRQVIYRNPFIFPLEEIIRRIGSRFNLTRDLNLIQDSNGAHETEDRNNSFPNTIMTLGGVQVHQNPSVSLHDIMHLTHNGASNPEVAPARRLRSLLLRRSQSLAQRPSTQTPVSSSSNPSERLLDAFLRSHPIGRNQEQPQPLDDRDSFSSIAAVINSESQIDNAVEIDSMGSLSSSSSRRRNDSLIVYDLDSGESPAPRRRRLN from the coding sequence ATGGGTGAGGAAACATCTAATATTGTGAACCTTGATCTAAATCTGGGTCCTGGTCCTGAGGTTGGATCAGAAGCAGTACAAAGCGAACCACTAAATTTGGATAACTTTATTTCTGAACCTATTGAAGGAATCAATGAAGCTTTTAGGATTAGGGCTCTACAGCGCTGGAGATTCCAACAATTTCAAATTGCAAATGACACACATGGGCTTTCTGTAGAATTGAGTCCAGTGATAGGAAACGTTGGCAATGTAAGCACCTTATTGCCTGGTGAGGGTAGTGCTGCTGCTCAAGAAAGAACAAGTGAGCTGCACAAAGAGTGTGAGAATAACTGTGGATTTTTGGAAGACAAGGTGTCGATGAAAAAGGGCGATGTTGAGAAAGGAAATGGCAATGGTGGAAGTTTCTTTGATTGTAACATTTGTTTGGAATTGGCTACAGATCCAGTTGTCACTAGTTGTGGTCATTTGTTTTGTTGGGCATGCCTGTACCAACTGTTACATGTGGATTCGGATTCGAAGGAATGCCCAGTATGCAAGGAAGAGATAACGATTAAGAATGTGACCCCAATTTATGGCCGTGGCAGTAATGCTCGCAAGACACCAGAAGATTTGAATATTCAGATCCCTCTTAGGCCCCAAGCAAGGCGGGTTGAAAGTTTCAGGCAAGTCATTTACCGGAATCCATTTATTTTCCCTTTGGAGGAGATTATTCGGCGAATTGGAAGCAGATTTAACTTGACCCGTGATTTGAATCTGATTCAAGACTCAAATGGCGCTCATGAAACAGAAGATAGGAATAATTCCTTTCCAAACACAATTATGACACTTGGGGGAGTGCAAGTTCACCAGAATCCAAGTGTATCACTTCATGATATAATGCATTTAACACACAATGGTGCAAGTAATCCTGAGGTGGCACCAGCGCGTCGACTTCGATCACTGCTACTTCGAAGATCACAATCACTTGCACAAAGACCTTCAACTCAAACGCCAGTTTCATCCTCTTCAAATCCCTCTGAGAGGTTGTTAGATGCATTTTTAAGAAGCCATCCGATAGGAAGGAATCAGGAGCAGCCCCAGCCACTGGATGATAGAGATTCTTTCTCAAGCATTGCAGCAGTTATAAACTCAGAGTCTCAAATTGACAATGCTGTGGAAATTGACTCTATGGGCTCCCTATCAAGTTCTTCAtctagaagaagaaatgaCTCTTTGATAGTCTATGATTTGGATAGTGGCGAATCTCCTGCACCTAGGAGGAGACGGTTGAACTAG